CTTCGAGACCTTGATCACCGTCGTGATCGGGACGTTATCCGCTTCGATCTTCTTCAGAGCCGTCTCCTTCGTGATTTTGTTCTTGTGCTTGTCGTCGATGATTAGGCAAAGCTCCGGAGGGGAGTCGATTAAGTCGATTAGAGGGTGAGGGAGAGGGATCGTTATCGGATTGGTGCGGTCGATTTGAGGAGGCTTCTTTAGGGTTACGACTAGGTAGACGAAGCCGCCGTCGtcgctgttgttgttgttatcgAGGGGCTCTGATGAGTTCTGTGGGTTGGATTTGGAGTCACGCCATTTTAGGAGAGACTTTAAGGCTCTGTTGACGTTCTTTGCGTCGATTTTCGAGTGGTATAACGGTGGAGGAGCGGCGGGGGAACTCATTCTCCGGTGAGAGTAGTAGGGAGAGGCGGCGGGGCGAAGAAGACTGGTAGAATTGCGATTTTAGGGCTTTGAGATCTAAACAAAGGGTTTAGGACTGTTATTGTACGAGTTTTATGAAGCGTTCAGCGTTGccgtttcctttttcttttgtaatttatttttaacgGCGTTTTAGCGTTTTCAACAAACGTTTACTTATTTTCCTTGGGTATAGTATTAAAAATGTCtcaaaatgtaataaaataaaatatattagaattaATGATATtgaatattcaaataaaaataaaaatattttagtgtagttttcttattattttgagAGATTCAttattagaatataaaatatttatatttcgaTTTAGATTGAGATTGAGATTGAGAATCTCATTACACATGCTTTTTAGTAATATTTGCCAAAATTATCAATTATGCCTTAATTGTAAAATATAAGATAACCAGTGACGATACAGTCACTTTCATGTACATTAgattatcaataaaatttcatgTACATTAGATTGTCAATAGAATAATACGCCTCCTCATTGCCTAATCATTTAATTTCCATTTAATTACGAAAATGATATAGAATCTCGAATTGTATAAACTCAATAATAAGAATAACTCTCTTATTAATCTCTTGAGGAAAACTCACTCAAAAACCTCAAGCTCTCACACAATCACAAAACTCATAAGTTATGCAACATACTtgcatctccttatatatatctcaaatttcctaaactcattaggtataacatatttggatattttccTAATCCTTTAAACCATAACTCGGTAGGATTAGAAGTTAActtatttctcaagtttctttttttcttcaagcttaatccaacaaatgaaacaaaaaaaaacagagaagaaaaggaaacaacaagCAGTTCGAAACTAAAAAGGAAATtacaaaaaaggaaacaaactcTTTATAAATACACACAACCCCTCTTCTTGTATCTTCacaaataaaacacaaaatcaGTGATAAACATTCTTTAACAATGGAAGAGGAGTTCGTGAAAGGAGATAAAGTTGAAGTATGCAGCAAACAAGATGGTTTTTTCGGGTCTTACTTCGAGGCCAAGGTACTGTCCAAGCTTCCCTGCGGCTCCTTCTACAAGGTTAAGTACAAGAACCTTGTGACAGAAGGTGAAGACCCTATGCCATTGATCGAAATCATCTCCGCTGACGAAATCCGTCCGATGCCACCCAAATTATTTCAGCCGTCAACGTTTAGACGTCATGATAAGGTTGATGCTTTCGACTTAGACGCGTGGTGGTTCGGAGAGATCATCGGACAAAAAGGCGATATGTTCTCCGTTTACTTTCCCACGACCAATGATGTGTGCGAGTACCCACTTGAACGTCTCAGAAGGCATTTTGATTTGGTTAACGGACACTGGGTTTCTTCAGCAGCAAGGCAACAACGTGCTTCTTAGATTCTGACATGTTTCTTGTCATTAACTGTTGTCTTTAGTATTAATAACTAGATAAATATTCTTAAATTCCACTTAATAATTTTTGtgtcacaaaatatttaatttttaaagccACATTCTTTCACGAATTCAGCGGAACTCTTGAACCCTCTAAACCGGTTTAACAGATAACTTTAGATTGGTTAAGCAGTAAAAAATTGATTATGAACGTTATTGGTCGGCTAGTATGGACAAGATCCGTCAGTGTCGCACGCTGAGCACTAAGTGTCAATCGTCCATGCTTTGCTCCCAAGTTTACATGCATGAACTGATTCCAAAAGTCAACTCTCTTCTCCCATCCCTCACATTTACAGCCAATAAAGGTCAGCCATCATATACATTTTTCTTAAGATTGTAGTCTAAACTATTTTCCAATAAAGATCACTCAACAATCAATACCCCATACAAATGATTTGATTAtcgaaaatatatattgttttcttatAATCTAAACTATACTAAAAGCCAAATATAAAGCCCTCTGAGGGGGTCCACATCAGCATGTAAATTCATCCAGTAATAATGCAGCAAATCGCCACGTCATCGTGGTTTGGGTTTCTGATGTTTTCTGCCTGTTTTTATCTTGATCTTAGAGCACGATTATCGCCGTCCTTATGGACATATCTTAGCATAataatcatttaatttaaatcaataataaagaaaaaggaGAGGGACGTTTGCTAATTAAGAAGTTTTTATGCTAGTCCTTAAGTGCACGTGTCAGCCTCTGAAAGGAAGACCGAATCTTATTACGGTCTTTCTCGTTTTCATCGTCTCCCTCTTCTCTCCCGATCTGTTGTCGCTCAATCCACACCGCTCTGTCCTCATATACAAACCTTCTCCGCCGCTTCCAATCAAAATCAGGTATGTGTTCCTCCTCTGTCTTCTGTTTTCAGAGTTGGATGAATTTTTTGTCATTCTCGATCAATCTTGTCTGTTTTGGGGATTGGTTGGATTTTGTTGTGACGATTTGATTGTATGCTTTGTGTAATCTGATTGAATGGTTGGTGTTTGAGTAAATTAGATTGAAAATTAGGGTAGATATAGGGAattgagcaaaaaaaaattatttaagaatcCTTTGTGTAATCTGGTTTTGTTCTTGTAAATTGATGATAATAAAATCGTACTCAATGCTGATTTGAAAGGATTTGTTCATGTTGTTGGTTTCGTATCTGGTTATACGAGTAGAAGGTAGCTTCGTCTGTGTTCGTTCTCTTTGTGATTTTCTTTGGGATACAATGGGTTTATCATCTACAATGACGTTGTCCAAGCACTTCTACACTGAAGTTGTTTACAACGATCAAGGAGAGAAACCTCAATTGCGCTGGCGTAAGATCCACCAGGATACCTTCGAATATCTGGTGTCAATGAGAGGTTTAAATCTGGTGTCAATGAGGTTAACTTTCTTTACCAATTGCGTTGACTAGTATTCGTTGTTGATGATATAAAGAAtcgggtttgtttgtttttttggacAGCTTTCCTCTAACGATCAGGTTGGTGAAGAGTTGGCTCAGTCCGGCGTGAATGTAACGTGCAGAATGTGCTTCTGGGGAGAAAGCCAAGGAAGTGAGAGAGCAAGGAGGATGCTTTCTTGTAAAAGCTGTGGTAAGAAGTACCATAAGAATTGTGTAAAGTCTTGGGCTCAACATAGAGGTACTTTCATTTGATTCGTTTATGTGTCCTATTTTCTCTTGCTTGGTAAGGCTTTTGAAGTCTATAATTGTTGTAAATTGCAGATTTGTTTCATTGGAGTTTATGGAGATGTTTAATGGT
The nucleotide sequence above comes from Brassica napus cultivar Da-Ae chromosome A9, Da-Ae, whole genome shotgun sequence. Encoded proteins:
- the LOC106453639 gene encoding protein AGENET DOMAIN (AGD)-CONTAINING P1; amino-acid sequence: MEEEFVKGDKVEVCSKQDGFFGSYFEAKVLSKLPCGSFYKVKYKNLVTEGEDPMPLIEIISADEIRPMPPKLFQPSTFRRHDKVDAFDLDAWWFGEIIGQKGDMFSVYFPTTNDVCEYPLERLRRHFDLVNGHWVSSAARQQRAS